In a genomic window of Xenopus laevis strain J_2021 chromosome 5S, Xenopus_laevis_v10.1, whole genome shotgun sequence:
- the igsf10.S gene encoding immunoglobulin superfamily member 10, whose product MKPIDRSHPCLLGFLVTFCLSFLSKCSLACPKPCACYVPTEVHCTFRYLTAIPKQVNTYVQRINLGYNSISKLEETDFSGLQKLELLMLHSNEIQAIHERAFNDLSSLQVLKMSYNKVKFFHKNTFHGLKKLVRLHMDHNKLEFINPESFYGLTSLKLVHLEGNLLRQLHTDTFLTLRYIDIFKTSSIKQIYLSDNQLSSLPKDMFSYMTELEEIYLHGNPWSCDCRLQWLKDWAQQTREKMKCKKYRSGQQCPICASPRKNYAKTLTEISSEDLACIKPTIDEIFKVKNATTTEEGGSIAVSSKDFVAPMGSLILNMTDQYGNEANLACSVQKPTNMSQLTMDTKSDYSAMRTTFSSFLVCNIDYDHIQKLWGILAMYSDTPMKLKRELLLTQTPFISYKYKQSATNDEVFTDIEAEIRTEPSWLMQDEVVLQLDRTATTLSTLHIRYMVDVYISLPNGPEQLFKTGWVMIIKNNQTKTEYSAVIGGTVEIDCKVVGEPTPAIEWLLPDGSKIRAPYASEEGRITITKSGKFILKSADSFDTGVYHCIATNYIDADVLAFRITVINGYVEEQFVNGVELSVSNGDHINLPCGSSGIPDASVNWILPDHSVLYEPSRNKIILANGTLQIRGISERDSGHFRCLAANQYGLDILTHRVLVKERQIGVIIKKTENDDGSGNEDNEELSKQSAMGVTEQKQFPVHIQSGHIFSRKGAKQHRNIGIQRRNKISRRLRGQRRQFTQGNRKIDPLRWAEILEKTKQNARKPKIETKIFESSLKEEYTIGRASGDLEESSGEELLPVKEKFFILTTRHSSLTILNVAPTTKTITDSITLKTQTQPTKTISALSPNRIKTETLENQVVNTDSTVSAPFQPTTHSLLNNTFIELISKPQATSNDLYATLKDVTTTSVLENTENLHHGRPHVNNNELTTAFNSLTVTPQTVITSPSSTSSYIYTTVPNFITTPAIPSYAHTKSQQGTTDYTIPEYSHIYTQGIITNPGTTSNYLNLRSPNVLKKTPLELNISSSLVPSIIHNPTTPPNELSLTLKDRLTYQPTIPSYLQVTSKNVISKPQTTPYEKFPFRLKGMLPYKPTTSNYLQGTSQNVISKPQSTPYAKLPFTTEVIIPYQPTTPRYVYETSQYVLSKLQTTPSNTLVFSTKVLGTKSYLQETSTPVIKKQQTLLDKYKDTLNTNQTKSRPLNPITKLFVSTAPVKPEDKVKSTLPSKISGEQQDLVTKDFTKESYIISTLVNNTDIYDFGHSSTTVQIETNIPETTSKPFMENVLYSKTLIQTKNSTKKVPHFIEKNETEEANVDSSTKSAAKHFLSETEIGPIYFHTTQKIISPQFPVGSKIITHQQIQIVKDVTPYMPTVKRYGRRRISGKRRIVRPDRILDIKSRFSLSKSNLKDYTQEITTTTTYSTSLEPSKQKQILHSTYSSRNASVLKTTEQTLTTATSNPLVNKTSTQKDSTKKVNITITNNHGIFAQFDNSITLETGKENMPTVPTQQVHTTKKTYLTTHAQATKLPVGKGEVLLSTTAKSTTKPRATSKVLRRKIPWHKLFGNNPNIQKEILKKLRKNTELTANTTVKPSLTLTSPMLKTSTEANRSSMSNLKYSTSRPVTSVTIMQTETTLVPDIILTDSFHLASYNTATTSGYQIITPTSKSKHFTSPASPLTVDKAAKRKFLKKRPRKKTILNKQINLDMWKLPRSNISNYTQSKLRSSELKDNAGSSRAIYPKEITKTQGITQIPQFLMKTNNYPHTSFYTSKPNGILIPTIKNYIWTKTSNPLKLFLDEKSKMKDINQMGKKYFTSYEQAVTTFSQDTFMTTQQETKNNVPYDLDIIPSTLVPTLQTYEITTKDAVQSPLPVKKTTQRPSIFTEKKKIQSLENNSNWELTETTVSITTTKKIKYSENDKPSLAKQQHGKEIGLEKPVAMTTTTANLLRTDSTTQNSRSKPRIIGGKAASFTALANSDAFIPCETSGNPTPTIIWTKVSSGTFVSKTRRVNKMEVFINGTLSISSVGIHDGGQYLCVASNQLGSDRLLVTLSVITYPPRILQGRSREITVHSGNTINVNCQAEGRPFPTITWTLKNETIRFGTPTSNSKIYVQPDGTLIIKDATIYDRGIYRCLATNLAGDDTFTVRIQVIAAPPVIVEEKRQTVLATTGENLKIPCTAKGNPKPTIHWVAFGIKVKPLQYVNAKLFLFSNGTLYIRNVASTDNGNYECIATSSTGSERRVVNLIVEQSDTFPKITEASPKATEMNFGDKLMLNCTATGEPKPRIIWRLPSKAVVDQWHRMGTRIHVSPNGSLFVDSVNDKDAGDYLCVARNKMGDDVILMKVSVTMKPAKIHKQQLTKQVPYGKDFKVDCKASGSPLPEISWSLPDGTMINNILLADDSGRRKRRYVLFDNGTLYLNKVGIAEEGDYTCYAENKLGRDEMKVHISVVTAAPHIKLNMKTSYEAKAGESVVLDCEANGEPTPKIFWLLPSSDMIAVSHDRYLLHENGSLTVNQVKLLDAGEYMCVARNPAGDDTKLLKLEVHAKPPIINGLYSNKTIIKDTAIKHSRKLIDCTAEGAAPLQIMWIMPDNIYITVPYHGSRIVVHKNGTLEIRNIRPSDTAEFTCVARNDGGESMLVVQLEVLEMLRRPMFKNPFNEKVIAKPGKMTILNCFAEGNPSPEIMWLLPNGTRFLSGPSISKYHVGNNGTFIIYNPTKDDAGRYRCAARNKVGYIEKLIILEVGQKPNILTHPRGPIKSIIGEVFSLHCLSDGIPRPSITWILPSGYVIERPQVQGKYKLLENGTLVIQETAIHDHGNYQCKAKNYAGEAAITVSVVVVAYPPRITNKPPQTLHARVGSTVRLNCMAIGIPKPDIFWELPDLSILSTASQGSLSGTELLHPQGTLVIQKPQTSDSGIYKCIAKNSLGSDISKTYLNVISQRN is encoded by the exons ATATAACAGCATTAGCAAGCTTGAAGAAACTGATTTTTCTGGTTTACAGAAACTGGAGCTGCTGATGTTGCATAGCAATGAGATCCAAGCAATTCACGAAAGAGCTTTTAATGACTTGTCTTCACTACAG GTTTTGAAAATGAGCTACAATAAAGTgaaatttttccacaaaaatacatttcacGGACTTAAGAAATTGGTGAGGCTACACATGGATCACAATAAACTAGAATTCATAAACCCTGAATCATTTTATGGACTCACATCACTAAAACTGGTCCATTTGGAAGGAAACCTGCTCAGACAACTTCACACAGATACTTTTCTGACTTTgcgatatatagatatattcaaaacgtcatctataaaacaaatatatctttCTGATAACCAGCTTTCATCACTACCAAAAGATATGTTCTCATATATGACTGAATTAGAAGAAATTTATCTCCATGGAAATCCCTGGTCTTGTGATTGTAGACTTCAGTGGCTAAAAGATTGGGCACAGCAAACTAGAG AGAAAATGAAATGCAAGAAGTATCGTTCAGGTCAACAATGTCCAATTTGTGCTTCTCCaagaaaaaattatgcaaaaacacTTACTGAAATATCATCTGAAGATCTGGCATGTATTAAACCAACCATAGATGAAATctttaaagtaaaaaatgctACCACAACAGAAGAAGGAGGATCTATTGCTGTTTCGTCGAAAGATTTTGTAGCACCTATGGGCTCCCTTATCCTAAATATGACTGACCAATATGGAAATGAAGCAAATTTGGCTTGTAGTGTTCAAAAACCAACAAACATGTCCCAGTTAACTATGGATACAAAATCAGATTATTCAGCAATGAGGACTACATTCTCTTCTTTTCTTGTGTGCAACATAGACTATGATCATATTCAAAAGTTATGGGGCATACTGGCAATGTACAGTGATACTCCAATGAAACTCAAACGAGAACTCCTACTTACACAAACTCCATTTATTAGTTACAAATACAAACAATCTGCAACAAATGATGAAGTCTTTACTGATATTGAAGCAGAAATTAGAACTGAACCAAGCTGGTTGATGCAGGATGAAGTTGTACTACAATTAGATAGAACAGCGACAACTCTTAGCACATTACACATTAGGTATATGGTTGATGTCTATATTTCATTGCCTAATGGTCCTGAACAACTTTTTAAAACTGGTTGGGTCATGATAATAAAGAATAACCAAACAAAAACAGAATATTCAGCAGTAATTGGAGGAACTGTAGAAATAGATTGTAAAGTTGTAGGTGAACCAACTCCTGCTATCGAGTGGCTTCTTCCTGATGGAAGTAAAATTAGGGCACCATATGCAAGTGAAGAGGGGAGAATAACAATCACAAAAAGTGGGAAATTTATACTCAAGTCTGCCGACAGCTTTGACACTGGTGTTTATCATTGCATTGCTACTAATTATATTGATGCGGATGTTCTAGCCTTCAGAATTACTGTTATCAATGGTTATGTTGAAGAACAATTTGTCAATGGAGTTGAGCTTTCAGTGAGTAATGGAGATCACATTAACCTACCATGTGGGTCAAGTGGTATTCCTGATGCATCTGTAAATTGGATTTTGCCAGATCACTCAGTGTTGTATGAACCTTCAAGGAACAAGATAATTTTGGCTAATGGGACATTGCAAATACGAGGCATATCAGAAAGAGACAGTGGCCATTTTAGATGTTTAGCAGCTAATCAGTATGGACTTGATATACTTACACACAGAGTTCTAGTTAAAGAGAGACAAATTGGTGTTATAATAAAGAAAACCGAAAATGATGATGGATCTGGAAATGAAGATAATGAAGAACTTAGTAAACAGTCAGCTATGGGAGTTACAGAACAAAAGCAATTCCCTGTACACATCCAATCTGGACATATTTTTTCTAGAAAGGGTGCAAAACAACACAGGAATATAGGCATTCAACGAAGAAATAAAATAAGCAGACGACTGAGGGGACAGAGACGACAATTTACTCAGGGTAACAGGAAGATTGATCCTTTACGATGGGCAGAAAtcttagaaaaaacaaaacaaaatgcaagaAAACCCAAAATAGAAACCAAAATATTTGAAAGTTCTTTAAAAGAAGAATATACTATTGGAAGGGCATCAGGTGATCTGGAGGAATCCTCTGGTGAAGAACTTCTTCCAGTGAAAGAAAAGTTCTTTATATTAACAACAAGACATTCATCTCTTACCATATTAAATGTAGCACCTACAACTAAAACAATTACAGACTCTATAACATTAAAGACACAGACACAACCAACAAAAACAATTTCAGCATTGAGTCCAAACAGAATCAAAACAGAAACCTTGGAGAATCAGGTGGTAAATACAGACTCAACAGTTAGTGCTCCATTTCAACCAACAACACATAGTTTGTTAAATAACACATTCATAGAGCTAATTTCAAAACCCCAAGCAACTTCTAATGATTTGTATGCAACATTAAAGGATGTTACAACTACCTCTGTATtagaaaatacagaaaatctTCACCATGGAAGGCCACATGTCAATAACAATGAATTAACAACTGCATTTAATTCTCTAACGGTTACACCGCAAACAGTAATTACTAGTCCATCATCTACCAGCAGTTACATATATACCACAGTACCAAATTTTATAACAACACCAGCAATACCTAGTTATGCTCATACTAAATCTCAGCAAGGCACCACAGACTACACTATACCAGAGTACTCACATATTTATACACAAGGCATAATTACTAATCCAGGCACTACTTCTAATTATTTGAATTTACGCTCACCAAATGTTTTGAAGAAAACCCCATTAGAATTAAATATATCAAGTAGTTTGGTTCCTAGTATTATACATAACCCAACAACACCTCCAAATGAATTGTCTTTGACACTAAAAGACAGATTAACCTACCAACCAACTATACCAAGTTACTTACAAGTAACATCTAAGAATGTAATAAGCAAACCACAAACAACACCATATGAAAAATTCCCCTTTAGACTCAAAGGTATGTTACCCTATAAGCCCACTACATCTAACTACTTACAAGGAACATCTCAAAATGTTATAAGCAAGCCTCAGTCAACTCCATATGCAAAACTACCTTTTACAACTGAAGTAATAATACCTTATCAACCAACTACACCTAGATACGTATATGAAACTTCTCAATATGTTTTAAGCAAACTTCAAACAACTCCATCTAACACATTGGTTTTTTCAACCAAAGTTTTGGGAACCAAAAGCTATTTACAGGAAACTTCTACACCTGTTATAAAGAAACAGCAAACTTTGTTGGACAAATATAAAGATACTTTGAATACAAACCAAACAAAAAGTAGGCCCCTGAATCCTATAACTAAACTATTTGTCAGTACAGCACCAGTAAAACCAGAAGACAAAGTCAAGAGTACACTACCTTCAAAGATATCTGGAGAACAACAGGATCTTGTCACTAAAGATTTCACTAAAGAGTCATATATTATTTCAACTTTGGTAAATAACACAGACATTTATGATTTTGGTCATTCCTCAACCACTGTACAAATAGAAACAAACATACCTGAAACAACCTCTAAACCTTTCATGGAAAATGTGCTATATTCAAAGACTTTAATACAAACAAAGAATTCAACTAAAAAAGTACCTCATTTCatagagaaaaatgaaactgaagagGCAAATGTTGATTCATCAACCAAATCAGCTGCCAAACATTTTCTTTCAGAAACAGAGATTGGTCCCATCTACTTCCACACTACACAAAAAATAATCTCACCACAATTTCCAGTAGGCTCCAAAATCATTACACATCAACAGATTCAGATAGTAAAAGATGTCACACCATACATGCCAACAGTAAAACGTTATGGACGGAGAAGAATTTCTGGCAAAAGAAGAATTGTAAGACCAGACCGCATTCTAGATATCAAGTCTCGCTTTTCACTTTCAAAGTCAAATTTAAAAGACTATactcaagaaataacaacaacaacaacctaTTCTACAAGTTTAGAACCaagtaaacaaaaacaaatactgcATTCTACTTATTCTTCAAGAAATGCTTCTGTTCTGAAAACCACTGAGCAAACTTTGACCACAGCCACATCAAATCCACTTGTGAATAAGACCTCTACTCAAAAAGAttcaacaaaaaaagtaaatataactaTCACTAATAATCATGGAATATTTGCCCAATTTGATAATTCAATAACACTTGAAACCGGCAAAGAAAACATGCCAACCGTACCTACTCAGCAGGTTcacactacaaaaaaaacatacctGACAACACATGCTCAAGCAACAAAGCTGCCAGTGGGAAAAGGAGAAGTTTTACTCTCTACCACAGCTAAATCCACCACGAAACCTAGAGCTACTTCAAAAGTATTAAGGAGAAAGATTCCTTGGCACAAACTGTTTGGAAACAACCCAAATATTCAAAAGGAGATATTAAAGAAGTTAAGGAAAAATACAGAGCTAACAGCAAATACAACAGTAAAACCATCTTTAACTCTTACGTCGCCCATGTTAAAAACATCCACAGAAGCCAATCGCTCATCTATGAGCAATTTAAAGTACAGTACATCAAGACCAGTAACAAGTGTCACTATAATGCAGACTGAGACAACTCTAGTACCAGACATAATTTTGACAGACTCCTTTCATTTAGCCAGTTATAATACTGCTACCACATCTGGATATCAAATTATTACACCTACttcaaaatcaaaacattttacaTCTCCAGCATCGCCCTTAACTGTGGACAAGGCAGCTAAGCGAAAATTCTTGAAAAAAAGACCACGGaagaaaacaattttaaacaaacaaataaatttaGACATGTGGAAACTACCAAGATCCAACATTTCCAACTACACACAATCTAAATTGAGGTCTTCAGAACTAAAGGATAATGCAGGCAGTAGTAGGGCCATTTATCCAAAAGAAATTACCAAAACTCAGGGAATTACTCAAATTCCACAATTTTTAATGAAGACTAATAATTATCCACATACTTCATTTTACACTAGCAAACCCAATGGTATTTTGATACCCACAATCAAAAATTATATTTGGACTAAAACTTCAAATCCACTGAAATTATTCTTAGATGAAAAGTCTAAAATGAAAGATATTAATCAAATGGGGAAAAAGTATTTTACTAGTTATGAGCAAGCAGTGACTACATTTAGCCAAGATACTTTTATGACCACTCAACAAGAGACAAAAAACAATGTACCCTATGACCTGGACATTATACCAAGTACTTTGGTTCCAACCTTACAAACATATGAGATTACTACCAAAGATGCCGTCCAATCTCCCCTACCAGTAAAGAAAACCACTCAAAGGCCAtctatatttacagagaaaaaaaagattcagagtttggaaaataattctaattgggAATTGACAGAAACAACTGTAAGCATTACAACAACCAAAAAGATTAAATATTCTGAAAACGACAAGCCTTCATTGGCTAAACAGCAGCATGGCAAGGAAATCGGATTAGAAAAGCCAGTGGCTATGACAACAACCACAGCTAACCTCCTCAGAACAGATTCTACAACACAAAACAGTAGATCAAAGCCTAGAATAATTGGAGGAAAAGCAGCAAGTTTCACAGCATTGGCTAATTCTGATGCTTTCATCCCATGTGAAACCAGTGGGAATCCAACACCAACAATTATTTGGACAAAAGTATCTTCAG gaactTTTGTATCGAAAACAAGACGAGTAAACAAAATGGAGGTTTTTATCAATGGTACCCTCAGCATCTCAAGCGTTGGCATACATGATGGTGGACAGTATCTTTGTGTGGCCAGTAATCAACTTGGCTCAGATCGTCTGCTTGTTACACTATCAGTGATAACTTACCCCCCAAGGATCTTGCAGGGGAGATCAAGAGAGATTACAGTTCACTCAGGAAACACTATCAATGTAAACTGTCAAGCTGAAGGTAGACCTTTTCCCACAATTacatggactttgaaaaatgagaCCATTCGCTTTGGAACACCTACAAGCAATAGTAAGATATATGTGCAGCCAGATGGCACGCTCATAATCAAAGATGCAACCATATATGATCGAGGGATTTACAGGTGCTTAGCTACCAACCTAGCAGGAGATGATACCTTTACAGTAAGGATTCAAGTGATTGCTGCTCCTCCAGTTATTGTGGAAGAAAAACGGCAGACTGTTCTAGCCACTACTGGTGAGAATCTAAAGATTCCTTGCACAGCTAAAGGAAATCCTAAACCTACAATTCACTGGGTAGCTTTTGGTATAAAAGTTAAACCATTGCAATATGTAAAtgcaaaactgtttcttttttctaATGGAACGCTATACATAAGAAATGTGGCTTCAACAGACAATGGCAATTATGAATGTATTGCAACCAGTTCAACTGGGTCAGAAAGAAGAGTGGTTAATCTCATAGTGGAGCAAAGCGATACTTTTCCTAAAATAACTGAGGCATCTCCAAAAGCTACTGAGATGAACTTTGGAGACAAACTCATGCTAAACTGTACTGCAACAGGGGAACCAAAGCCAAGGATAATATGGCGACTGCCATCAAAAGCAGTGGTGGATCAGTGGCACAG aatggggacTCGAATTCATGTATCTCCAAATGGTTCCTTATTTGTGGATTCTGTGAATGATAAAGACGCAGGAGACTATTTATGTGTGGCAAGGAATAAAATGGGTGATGATGTTATATTGATGAAAGTCAGTGTGACAATgaaaccagcgaaaattcacaaaCAACAGCTCACAAAGCAAGTGCCATATGGTAAAGATTTTAAAGTCGACTGCAAGGCTTCAGGGTCTCCACTGCCTGAAATATCTTGGAGCTTGCCGGACGGTACCATGATAAATAATATTCTCCTAGCTGATGATAGTGGAAGGAGAAAACGGAGATATGTTCTCTTTGACAATGGAACTTTGTACCTAAACAAAGTAGGCATAGCCGAAGAAGGTGATTACACTTGTTATGCTGAAAATAAACTGGGACGAGATGAAATGAAGGTTCACATAAGTGTGGTTACAGCTGCTCCAcacattaaattaaatatgaagacAAGCTATGAAGCAAAGGCTGGAGAAAGTGTGGTTTTAGACTGTGAGGCAAATGGAGAACCAACACCAAAAATATTTTGGTTGCTTCCCTCAAGTGATATGATAGCTGTATCTCATGACAGATATTTATTGCATGAAAATGGATCTTTGACAGTAAACCAAGTTAAATTATTAGATGCAGGGGAATACATGTGTGTAGCACGCAACCCTGCAGGTGATGACACAAAGCTTCTCAAATTAGAGGTCCATGCAAAACCCCCAATTATCAATGGTCTATATTCAAACAAAACTATAATCAAGGACACTGCCATTAAACACTCTAGAAAATTGATTGACTGTACAGCTGAAGGGGCTGCCCCACTTCAGATTATGTGGATTATGCCagataatatttatataactgtGCCATACCACGGGAGTAGGATAGTGGTCCACAAAAATGGAACTTTAGAAATTCGGAACATAAGGCCTTCAGATACAGCAGAATTTACATGTGTTGCTCGCAATGATGGAGGTGAAAGCATGCTTGTGGTTCAGCTGGAAGTACTGGAGATGCTTAGACGGCCAATGTTCAAAAATccatttaatgaaaaagttattgcTAAGCCAGGCAAAATGACAATATTAAACTGCTTTGCTGAGGGAAATCCTTCTCCAGAAATAATGTGGCTTCTGCCAAATGGCACACGTTTTTTAAGTGGGCCGTCAATTTCTAAATACCATGTGGGAAACAATGgaacttttattatttacaacCCAACCAAAGATGATGCAGGAAGATATCGATGTGCAGCTAGAAATAAAGTGGGCTATATTGAAAAGCTTATTATATTGGAGGTTGGTCAAAAGCCAAATATCCTTACACACC